attGAATATCAATAAGTTTAAAAATTCCCAAGACAAATCCTTTTACCACAGTGTACTATAGTCTTACATTATGTCAAATTCAGAAGCCAGTAAAGTTTATGAATTGATTGTTAGCTCAGTTATCAACGAAGTTCGTGAAGATTTTGAGAATGCAGGTATTGATGAACAAACATTGcaagatttgaaaaggGTTTGGCAATCTAAATTAACAGAAACTAAGGTGACTAATTTCACATGGGATGAAGAAGTATTTCCACACGTAGCTGCAACAGAAGGCCAGCAATTACCGGGAGCTCCACAACTAATAGATAGTAATCTTGATGCTAATGGAAATCCTGTCACGATtgttaaagaagaagaaggtcAGAATTTAGTATTACCTGGATTAATTTATGATtctaattcaacaaatggAGTAAAGactgaaaatgaaaaaatgaatatacCGGAACCACTTATGAAGAAGGAAGAGTCGCACTCAATAAACCAAGTTATCAATAATGCTAGTAGCGCTAATGATACTCAAGACACCGAACGAGAACAAACAGATGACGTTCCTGAAAGTACCAGCCCTCAACAAATAGAACTAACGATAGAGAATGCAAACGATAAAACGATAGACCAATTACGATTGCAGGAAAAGAAAGCTAAGAGAAGTGCATTGTtggataatgatgaagtGGGTTCTGAATTAGATGATTCTGACGATGATTATTTGATTAGTGAAGGAGAAGATGACGGTCCTGATGAAAACTTAATGTTATGTTTGTATGATAAAGTTACTAGAACCAAGGCAAGATGGAAGTGTAGTTTAAAAGATGGTATAGTTACCATTGCACATAAAGATTATTCATTCCAAAAAGCTCAAGTAGAAGCTGAATGGGTTTGAAAAAAGCGTACGTAAAAAAGCCCTGTGAAAAGACGTTCATAACTAGCGATTCTTTTGTAATATATACCCTCcgttatttaataaatataaagttAGCACAAGAGCAATCGCGGTAGGCAAACTTCTCCGTCATTGTGTATGATTCGTTGTCCCTCTACCCAGCAATTTGCGGTTATGAGAAAACCAGACTCTATAGCGAAGCCTAAAACGACGATTCCTTCAGAATTGACTTGTAAAAAGCAGTATATTTCATAATTTAAAGAAAGTGAGTATCATTTAGTTGATCGGATAAAGACCTCCTTCACCCTTAATAAAAAAGCTTTCAATGTTTTTCAATGTAATTTCGGTCTGTTCTTTGATTTCCTGAAGTGAGGTACTACCTATATGAGGTAATGCAGTTACGTCCCATCTCTGTATGAGATCTTTTCTCACCAAAGttgtttcatctttataAACGTCAAGTCCGCAAGAAGCGATTTTTCCATTGGATAATCCTTCTAATAGTGCATCTTCATCGATACATGCTCCTCTGCCGACGTTGATAATTCTTACGCCATCACGACACATTTGTAAggtttttttattgatcAAATTTGTAGTGGATTCGTTGCTAGGAAGGCATAAAATTATAAGATGGCTACTATACCAGGTTTCCTTATTATCTAATGAATCCCAATAAGTTGCCGCATAACCTAGTTGACTTTTAGATATGGGGCCAGAACGTTTATAATAGTTAACTTCCATATTAAACAGGGTTTTCAATTTGGAGCCAATAGCTTGGCCAATAGATCCAAAACCTAATATCAATACGCTTTTATTTGTTGGAGACTCAAACAATTTTGTATCATATCCGCCAACACCATAAGATGTGTCCCATCTAGTTGGGATAACCAATTCATTTTTGGGATCAATTTTTGTTGGCCAGTCGTTTTTACCATGTGTAGATTGTTGTTTTGAAccaatatatttcttacattctttaatttcacCCACGTCAACGTATTTAAAACAATGTTCCCAAAATGAAGTCATTCTAAAGCAACTCAAGACCAAATGAATTGCAACTTCACATACATAGTTAGCAGCATGTGGTCCTATATTGCATACTTTTATGTTCTTCTCATTTAAta
The Naumovozyma dairenensis CBS 421 chromosome 5, complete genome DNA segment above includes these coding regions:
- the NDAI0E02510 gene encoding glyoxylate reductase (similar to Saccharomyces cerevisiae YPL113C; ancestral locus Anc_8.602) — translated: MTINQKKNLVTDKEINLSNPTVIIPYKFQWEVYQHHKNDDEEETDPLNWENICDKINFITYEMSTPDAFIQFINDPSYEVQIDCIWITEEFLSIMGDINEYIKKFPSSITSLMVPWVGCEFLNLKLLNEKNIKVCNIGPHAANYVCEVAIHLVLSCFRMTSFWEHCFKYVDVGEIKECKKYIGSKQQSTHGKNDWPTKIDPKNELVIPTRWDTSYGVGGYDTKLFESPTNKSVLILGFGSIGQAIGSKLKTLFNMEVNYYKRSGPISKSQLGYAATYWDSLDNKETWYSSHLIILCLPSNESTTNLINKKTLQMCRDGVRIINVGRGACIDEDALLEGLSNGKIASCGLDVYKDETTLVRKDLIQRWDVTALPHIGSTSLQEIKEQTEITLKNIESFFIKGEGGLYPIN
- the TOA1 gene encoding transcription initiation factor IIA large subunit (similar to Saccharomyces cerevisiae TOA1 (YOR194C); ancestral locus Anc_8.603), which encodes MSNSEASKVYELIVSSVINEVREDFENAGIDEQTLQDLKRVWQSKLTETKVTNFTWDEEVFPHVAATEGQQLPGAPQLIDSNLDANGNPVTIVKEEEGQNLVLPGLIYDSNSTNGVKTENEKMNIPEPLMKKEESHSINQVINNASSANDTQDTEREQTDDVPESTSPQQIELTIENANDKTIDQLRLQEKKAKRSALLDNDEVGSELDDSDDDYLISEGEDDGPDENLMLCLYDKVTRTKARWKCSLKDGIVTIAHKDYSFQKAQVEAEWV